A single Stutzerimonas stutzeri DNA region contains:
- a CDS encoding phytoene/squalene synthase family protein: MNEQVIDHSTQAINAGSKSFAAAARLFDERTRQSAVMLYAWCRHCDDVIDGQVLGQGQVQGDRTAGAARLAELVELTERAYAGEPMSDPAFAAFQQVIERHRIPRQYPLEHLAGFGMDVQRYAYRTVDDTLLYGYRVAGVVGLMMARVMGAEADTTLDRACDLGLAFQLSNIARDIIEDAEIGRVYLPADWLADAGVPEDEVSLPRHRAALAPLAARLVDLAEPYYQSASQGLRDLPLRSAWAIATAHGIYRQIGIEVKARGAAAWDTRVSTSRAQKLQFLLGGSMLALASRRMRITPRPDSLWARPR; the protein is encoded by the coding sequence ATGAATGAGCAGGTTATCGATCATTCGACGCAGGCGATCAACGCAGGCTCCAAGAGCTTTGCCGCGGCGGCGAGACTGTTCGACGAGCGCACCCGCCAGAGCGCGGTGATGCTTTATGCCTGGTGCCGTCACTGCGACGACGTCATCGACGGCCAGGTGCTCGGTCAAGGGCAGGTCCAGGGCGACCGCACTGCCGGCGCGGCGCGCCTGGCCGAACTGGTCGAACTCACCGAACGCGCCTACGCAGGAGAGCCGATGAGCGATCCGGCATTCGCTGCGTTCCAACAAGTCATCGAGCGCCATCGGATTCCCCGGCAGTACCCGCTTGAGCACTTGGCCGGCTTTGGCATGGATGTACAGCGCTACGCGTACCGGACCGTCGACGATACGCTGCTGTACGGCTACCGCGTCGCCGGTGTAGTGGGGCTGATGATGGCGCGTGTGATGGGGGCCGAAGCGGACACGACGCTGGACCGGGCCTGCGACCTGGGCCTGGCCTTCCAGCTGAGCAATATCGCGCGCGACATCATCGAGGATGCCGAGATCGGTCGGGTCTACCTGCCCGCCGACTGGCTGGCCGACGCCGGGGTTCCCGAAGATGAAGTCAGCCTGCCCCGGCACCGTGCCGCGTTGGCGCCGCTCGCGGCGCGGTTGGTCGATCTGGCTGAGCCTTACTACCAGTCCGCGTCACAGGGTTTGCGCGATCTGCCCCTGCGCTCGGCATGGGCGATCGCAACGGCCCATGGCATCTACCGGCAGATCGGGATCGAGGTGAAAGCCCGCGGCGCGGCGGCCTGGGATACACGCGTGTCGACCAGCCGCGCGCAGAAGCTGCAATTCCTGCTGGGCGGGAGCATGCTGGCGCTCGCCTCGCGGCGAATGCGCATCACGCCCCGTCCCGATTCGCTCTGGGCGCGTCCGCGCTAG
- the fni gene encoding type 2 isopentenyl-diphosphate Delta-isomerase yields the protein MSKDSFADRKNEHLDIVLDPRRACSAVDTGFAALRFEHCALPELRLEDIDTRSVLFGRDLAAPVLISSMTGGAARATQINRHLAEAAEVLGIALAVGSQRIALDTGADHGLTRQLRQLAPSIPLLANFGAAQLVAGYGLDEAQRAVEMIDADALIIHLNPLQEAVQAGGDRDWRGVLSAIEALAVRLPVPLVAKEVGAGICASVARRLLDAGVSVIDVAGAGGTSWAAVEAERAPDPRQRAIAQAFAGWGIPSAQAIVRVRQACPGAHLIASGGIRDGIDAAKAIRLGADLVGQAAGVLDAALIGPQAVIEHFQIMIEQLRVACFCTGSADLASLARAPLLPVFDPSSL from the coding sequence ATGAGCAAAGATTCTTTTGCGGACCGCAAGAACGAACATTTGGATATCGTTCTTGACCCGCGCCGCGCCTGTTCCGCAGTGGACACCGGCTTCGCCGCCCTGAGATTCGAGCACTGCGCCCTGCCAGAGTTGCGTCTGGAGGACATCGATACCCGCAGTGTGTTGTTCGGGCGGGACCTGGCAGCGCCCGTGCTGATCAGTTCCATGACCGGCGGGGCTGCACGCGCGACCCAGATCAATCGACACCTGGCAGAGGCGGCCGAGGTGCTGGGCATCGCCCTGGCCGTCGGCTCGCAACGCATCGCGCTGGACACCGGCGCGGATCACGGGCTGACGCGGCAGTTGAGGCAGCTGGCGCCTTCCATCCCGCTGCTGGCGAACTTCGGCGCTGCGCAGTTGGTCGCCGGTTACGGGCTGGACGAGGCGCAGCGCGCGGTAGAGATGATCGACGCGGATGCGCTGATCATTCATCTCAATCCATTGCAGGAGGCTGTGCAGGCGGGCGGCGACCGCGACTGGCGGGGTGTTCTGAGCGCAATCGAGGCGCTGGCCGTACGGCTCCCTGTGCCGCTGGTGGCCAAGGAAGTGGGCGCTGGCATCTGTGCGTCGGTGGCGCGGCGGCTACTGGATGCCGGTGTTTCGGTGATCGACGTCGCGGGCGCCGGTGGAACCAGTTGGGCCGCGGTCGAGGCCGAGCGCGCGCCAGACCCGCGGCAACGCGCCATCGCCCAGGCGTTCGCCGGATGGGGCATCCCCAGTGCACAAGCCATCGTGCGGGTGCGTCAGGCGTGCCCCGGCGCGCATCTGATTGCTTCGGGCGGTATCCGAGATGGCATCGACGCGGCCAAGGCGATTCGCCTCGGGGCCGACCTGGTCGGCCAGGCGGCCGGTGTGCTGGACGCGGCGTTAATCGGACCCCAGGCGGTGATCGAGCATTTCCAGATCATGATCGAGCAGCTGAGAGTCGCTTGTTTCTGCACCGGCTCGGCGGACCTCGCGTCACTTGCGCGGGCGCCGCTGTTACCCGTCTTTGATCCGTCCAGCCTATGA
- a CDS encoding glycosyltransferase — MAHFAVIAPPFLSHLRAMEAIAGALLALGHRVTLVQQADVAALLRQPQLGFARVGAVSHPPGALKAVIDRAARPGGPWGIRRVIADMAAATDMYCRDAPAVLRAIGADAVIADQMEPAGGLVAECLGLPFVSVACALPVNREARVPLPVMPWRYRDEPWGEQLNLHSSGVYDWAMRAHAQVISRHAAAFGLSPRQRLDECLSPLLQLSQATPGFDFPRVALPRHFHAVGPLRDTSSEEPALALPIATGEPFVFASLGTLQGDRVGLFERIAKACRDLGVAVLIAHCGRLDARQQARLQRAGSRWVTDFAPQRAVLARADAVITHAGLNTVLDALEAGVPSLALPIAFDQPGVAARVVHAGVGLKLDPRLASRARIAQALRRLLHEPGFAQRAKALGAEVRDAGGAARAARLIEQVLGIESPVAKGAEHG, encoded by the coding sequence ATGGCTCACTTTGCGGTGATCGCACCGCCCTTTCTCAGCCACCTGCGCGCCATGGAGGCCATCGCTGGCGCGCTATTGGCCCTCGGGCATCGGGTCACCCTCGTGCAGCAGGCGGACGTCGCCGCGCTGCTGCGTCAACCGCAGCTGGGTTTCGCCCGGGTTGGGGCCGTTTCGCATCCGCCCGGCGCGCTCAAGGCCGTGATCGATCGGGCAGCGAGGCCGGGCGGCCCCTGGGGCATCCGCCGGGTTATCGCCGATATGGCCGCTGCGACCGACATGTACTGTCGAGACGCGCCGGCCGTGCTGCGTGCGATCGGCGCCGATGCCGTCATCGCTGATCAAATGGAGCCAGCCGGAGGGCTGGTGGCCGAGTGTCTCGGGCTGCCCTTCGTGTCGGTGGCGTGCGCGCTGCCGGTCAACCGTGAAGCGCGCGTTCCGCTGCCGGTAATGCCGTGGCGCTATCGCGATGAGCCCTGGGGCGAACAGTTGAATCTGCACAGCAGTGGCGTCTATGACTGGGCAATGCGCGCCCATGCCCAGGTCATTTCGCGTCATGCGGCCGCGTTTGGTCTGTCGCCGCGTCAGCGCCTCGATGAATGCCTGTCGCCCTTGCTGCAGCTGAGCCAGGCCACCCCCGGCTTCGATTTTCCGCGCGTCGCGCTACCCAGGCACTTCCATGCCGTCGGCCCGCTACGAGACACGTCATCCGAGGAACCGGCGCTCGCGCTTCCAATCGCAACCGGCGAGCCCTTCGTATTCGCTTCGCTGGGCACGCTGCAGGGCGACCGTGTCGGGTTGTTCGAGCGGATCGCCAAGGCCTGTCGCGACCTCGGGGTGGCCGTGCTGATTGCCCATTGCGGTCGCCTCGATGCGCGACAGCAAGCGCGATTGCAGAGGGCGGGCAGCCGCTGGGTCACCGATTTCGCCCCGCAGCGCGCAGTACTGGCACGGGCTGATGCCGTTATCACCCATGCCGGGCTTAACACTGTGCTCGATGCGCTGGAGGCCGGCGTGCCGAGCCTGGCGCTGCCGATCGCCTTCGACCAGCCTGGTGTCGCCGCGCGTGTGGTTCATGCCGGGGTGGGGTTGAAACTCGATCCACGCTTGGCCAGTCGTGCACGCATCGCGCAGGCGCTTCGCCGTCTGCTGCACGAGCCTGGATTCGCCCAACGAGCAAAGGCCCTGGGCGCGGAGGTCCGCGACGCTGGGGGTGCGGCGCGCGCCGCGCGGCTGATCGAACAGGTGCTCGGCATCGAATCGCCGGTCGCGAAAGGGGCAGAGCATGGCTGA
- a CDS encoding phytoene desaturase: MNAATGGVAKRAVVIGAGFGGLALAIRLQRSGVQTTLLEKRDKPGGRAYVYHEQGFTFDAGPTVITDPPALEELFAGAGKRMADYVELLPVSPFYRLCWEDGYCFDYVNDQSALDRQIHALNPRDVAGYQRFLAYSRAVYEEGYVKLGTVPFLSLRSMVAVAPQLAKLQAWRDVYSVVARFVENDRLRQALSFHSLLVGGNPFETSSIYALIHALERQGGVWFPRGGTGALVGGMVRLFEDLGGRLELNAEVARIDLSQGRACAVVSRDGRRFDADAVASNADVVNTYKQLLGHEPRGRDEAKRLSGKRFSMSLFVIHFGLKRRHRHLQHHTVCFGPRYRELIDEIFKRETLADDFSLYLHAPCVTDPSLAPDGCASHYVLAPVPHLGTADIDWAEEGPKYRDRIFEYLERHYIPGLRQDLVTHRIFTPHDFRDELGAHLGSAFSLEPILTQSAWFRPHNRDDVIPNLYIVGAGTHPGAGVPGVVGSAKATAGLMLEDFAR, encoded by the coding sequence ATGAACGCGGCAACGGGCGGTGTAGCGAAACGAGCCGTGGTGATTGGCGCCGGTTTCGGCGGGCTGGCGCTGGCGATTCGGCTGCAGCGCAGCGGCGTGCAAACCACACTGCTGGAAAAACGCGACAAGCCGGGCGGTCGCGCCTATGTCTATCACGAGCAGGGTTTCACATTCGATGCCGGGCCAACCGTGATCACCGATCCGCCGGCATTGGAGGAGCTGTTCGCCGGGGCCGGCAAGCGTATGGCCGATTACGTCGAATTGCTGCCGGTCAGCCCGTTCTACCGATTGTGCTGGGAGGACGGTTACTGCTTCGATTACGTCAACGACCAGTCGGCCCTGGACCGACAGATTCACGCGCTCAATCCAAGGGATGTCGCCGGCTATCAACGCTTTCTCGCTTACTCGCGCGCCGTCTACGAAGAAGGCTACGTCAAGCTCGGCACCGTGCCGTTTCTGTCGTTGCGCAGCATGGTCGCGGTCGCCCCGCAACTGGCGAAGCTTCAGGCCTGGCGCGACGTGTATAGCGTGGTGGCGCGGTTCGTCGAGAACGACCGGCTTCGGCAGGCGCTGTCCTTTCACTCGTTGCTGGTGGGTGGCAACCCATTCGAAACCTCGTCGATCTATGCGCTGATCCACGCACTGGAGCGCCAGGGCGGCGTCTGGTTTCCACGCGGTGGTACCGGTGCGCTGGTAGGCGGCATGGTCCGGCTGTTCGAGGATCTGGGCGGCAGGCTGGAGCTGAACGCCGAAGTGGCACGTATCGATCTGTCGCAAGGGCGAGCCTGTGCGGTGGTCTCGCGCGACGGTCGCCGTTTCGATGCCGACGCGGTGGCGTCCAACGCCGATGTGGTCAACACCTACAAACAATTGCTGGGCCACGAGCCGCGCGGCCGCGACGAGGCGAAACGGCTGTCCGGCAAGCGCTTTTCCATGTCGCTGTTCGTCATTCACTTCGGCCTCAAGCGTCGTCACCGGCATCTGCAACATCACACCGTGTGTTTTGGTCCGCGCTACCGCGAACTGATTGACGAGATCTTCAAGCGCGAAACCCTGGCCGATGATTTTTCACTCTACCTGCACGCGCCCTGCGTGACCGACCCGTCGCTGGCCCCGGACGGTTGCGCCAGCCACTACGTGCTGGCGCCGGTGCCGCATCTGGGCACGGCAGACATCGACTGGGCGGAGGAAGGACCGAAGTACCGTGACCGCATCTTCGAATATCTCGAACGCCACTATATTCCGGGGTTGCGCCAGGATCTGGTGACCCATCGGATCTTCACCCCGCATGACTTCCGAGATGAGCTCGGTGCCCATCTCGGTTCCGCGTTCTCCCTGGAGCCGATCCTCACCCAGAGTGCCTGGTTCCGTCCGCACAACCGGGATGATGTGATCCCCAACCTCTACATCGTCGGCGCTGGCACGCATCCGGGCGCGGGCGTTCCCGGCGTGGTGGGCTCGGCCAAGGCCACGGCGGGGTTGATGCTGGAGGATTTTGCCCGATGA
- the crtY gene encoding lycopene beta-cyclase CrtY: MADADLILVGGGLANGLLALRLRQRRPDLRILLLEQGDTLGGNHTWSFHETDLRPAQRAWLTPLVGQCWPAYEVIFPDLRRRLGNGYASLFSHRFHQYLMAELGDSVRLATAVSQIEPRRVLLSTGQVLDAGAVIDGRGVRRSARLALGYQKFLGQELRLRQPHGVQIPIIMDASVAQHDGYRFVYVLPLSADRLLIEDTYYADGEAVALDTLRANIARYVDARGWQVDERLREEQGVLPIVLSGDLPGFWDEARGVPQSGLSAALFHPTTGYSLPDAVRLTDHLVALDRWDAAGLFAAIRAYSLAQWRRRGFFRLLNRMLFMAGPADRRWAVMQRFYGLREPLIQRFYAADLTAWDRLRIVSGKPPVPVAEALRALAAVNLHQKDHQ; the protein is encoded by the coding sequence ATGGCTGATGCAGACCTGATCCTCGTGGGAGGTGGCTTGGCCAACGGGCTGCTTGCGCTACGGCTGCGCCAGCGGCGGCCCGACCTGCGCATCCTGCTGCTGGAGCAGGGCGACACGCTGGGTGGCAACCACACCTGGTCGTTCCACGAAACCGACCTGAGGCCTGCGCAGCGGGCTTGGCTGACGCCGCTGGTGGGTCAGTGCTGGCCGGCCTACGAGGTCATCTTTCCCGATTTGCGGCGGCGTCTGGGCAACGGTTACGCAAGCCTGTTTTCACACCGCTTCCACCAGTACCTGATGGCCGAACTGGGCGACAGCGTGCGCCTGGCGACGGCTGTTTCGCAAATCGAACCGCGACGGGTTCTCCTGTCCACCGGACAGGTGCTGGATGCCGGCGCGGTGATCGACGGACGTGGGGTGCGGCGAAGTGCGCGGCTGGCGCTGGGCTACCAGAAGTTCCTTGGCCAGGAGTTGCGCCTGCGCCAACCTCACGGTGTGCAAATCCCGATCATCATGGATGCCAGCGTCGCTCAGCACGACGGTTATCGGTTCGTCTACGTCTTGCCATTGAGCGCTGACCGTCTGCTGATCGAGGACACCTATTACGCCGATGGCGAGGCCGTGGCGCTCGATACCCTGCGAGCCAACATAGCGCGCTACGTCGATGCGCGTGGCTGGCAGGTCGACGAGCGATTGCGCGAGGAGCAGGGCGTGTTGCCGATCGTGTTGTCCGGTGACCTGCCGGGCTTCTGGGACGAGGCGCGAGGCGTGCCGCAGAGCGGGCTTTCGGCGGCTCTGTTCCATCCCACCACCGGCTACTCGCTGCCCGATGCGGTACGCCTGACCGATCATCTGGTTGCGCTGGATCGCTGGGATGCCGCCGGCCTGTTCGCAGCGATCCGCGCCTATTCGCTCGCGCAATGGCGGCGCCGCGGATTCTTCCGGCTGCTCAATCGGATGTTGTTCATGGCCGGGCCGGCGGACCGCCGCTGGGCTGTGATGCAGCGTTTCTATGGCCTGCGCGAACCGCTTATCCAGCGTTTCTACGCGGCTGACCTGACGGCCTGGGACCGCTTGCGCATCGTCTCGGGCAAACCTCCCGTGCCGGTGGCCGAAGCGCTTCGAGCGCTCGCCGCCGTCAACTTGCACCAAAAGGACCATCAATGA
- a CDS encoding acyl-CoA dehydrogenase, which translates to MSETLLCPRNLAFELYEVLDAEALTERERFADHSRETFTAALDTARSIAENLFAPHNRKADENEPIYRDGEAVLIPEVKPAVDAFIEAGFHNASRSFEDGGMQLPNLLARACFAHFQAANVGTSSYAMLTMGASHLIETFGSEEQRQRFLQPMLEGRFFGTMALTEPHAGSSLSDLRTRAEPAGDGTYRLKGNKIFISGGDHPLSENIVHMVLAKLPDAPPGVKGISLFIVPKFLVNDDGSLGERNDVVLAGLFHKMGWRGTTSTALNFGDNGHCVGYLVGEPHKGLSYMFQMMNEARIGVGMGAIMLGYAGYLYSLNYARERPQGRLPDGKNPASAQVPIIQHTDIKRMLLTQKAYVEGAFDLGLYAARLVDEQHTAPSEDDRKHAHELLDLLTPIVKSWPSEFCLKANELAIQILGGHGYTREYPVEQYYRDNRLNPIHEGTHGIQSLDLLARKLSQNGGAGLRQLVGLVQGTCKRAGEFSSLDALRQPLEQLLARLTEVTQGLLGDLMAGKVNLALANSALYLKVFGHTVIGWRWLEQAIRAEQGLAGGNAADADFYRGKLQAARYFLTWEVPSCHHELAILARRDDTCLSMQDDWF; encoded by the coding sequence ATGTCCGAGACTCTGCTCTGCCCACGCAACCTGGCGTTCGAACTCTACGAAGTCCTCGACGCCGAAGCCCTGACCGAACGCGAGCGCTTCGCCGACCACAGCCGCGAAACCTTCACCGCCGCGCTGGACACCGCTCGCAGCATCGCCGAGAACCTCTTCGCTCCGCATAACCGCAAGGCCGACGAGAACGAGCCGATCTACCGGGACGGTGAAGCGGTCCTGATTCCCGAGGTGAAGCCGGCGGTCGATGCGTTCATCGAAGCGGGTTTCCACAACGCCTCGCGCAGCTTCGAAGACGGCGGCATGCAGCTCCCCAACCTGCTCGCCCGCGCCTGCTTTGCGCATTTCCAAGCCGCCAACGTCGGCACCTCCTCGTACGCCATGCTGACCATGGGCGCCTCGCACCTGATCGAAACCTTCGGCAGTGAGGAGCAAAGGCAGCGCTTCCTGCAGCCAATGCTCGAAGGCCGCTTCTTCGGCACCATGGCGCTGACCGAGCCTCATGCCGGTTCGTCCCTGTCCGACCTGCGCACCCGCGCCGAGCCGGCGGGTGATGGCACCTATCGGTTGAAAGGCAACAAGATCTTCATTTCCGGCGGCGACCATCCGCTGTCGGAAAACATCGTGCACATGGTTCTGGCCAAGTTGCCGGATGCGCCGCCCGGCGTAAAAGGCATCAGCCTGTTCATCGTGCCCAAGTTCCTGGTCAACGATGACGGCTCGCTGGGTGAGCGGAACGACGTGGTGCTGGCGGGGCTGTTCCACAAGATGGGCTGGCGCGGCACGACGTCGACCGCGCTGAACTTCGGCGACAACGGCCACTGCGTCGGTTATCTGGTCGGCGAGCCGCATAAAGGCTTGTCGTATATGTTCCAGATGATGAACGAGGCGCGAATCGGTGTCGGCATGGGTGCGATCATGCTTGGCTACGCCGGCTACCTGTACTCGTTGAACTACGCCCGCGAGCGTCCCCAGGGGCGTCTGCCTGACGGCAAGAACCCGGCGTCCGCCCAGGTTCCGATCATCCAGCACACCGACATCAAGCGCATGCTGCTGACCCAGAAAGCCTACGTCGAAGGCGCGTTCGACCTCGGCCTGTATGCCGCGCGCCTGGTGGACGAACAACATACCGCGCCGAGCGAGGACGACCGCAAGCACGCCCATGAGCTATTGGACCTGCTCACGCCGATCGTCAAATCCTGGCCCTCGGAGTTCTGCCTCAAGGCCAACGAGCTGGCGATCCAGATTCTTGGCGGCCATGGCTACACCCGGGAATATCCGGTCGAGCAGTACTACCGCGACAATCGCCTGAACCCGATCCACGAAGGCACGCATGGCATCCAGTCGCTGGACCTGCTGGCACGCAAGCTGAGCCAGAACGGCGGGGCAGGCCTGCGTCAGCTGGTCGGTCTTGTCCAGGGCACGTGCAAACGCGCCGGCGAGTTCAGCTCGCTGGATGCGCTGCGCCAGCCGCTGGAGCAGTTACTGGCACGCCTGACCGAGGTGACCCAAGGGCTGCTGGGCGACCTGATGGCCGGCAAGGTCAACCTGGCCCTGGCCAATTCGGCGCTGTACCTGAAGGTCTTCGGCCACACGGTGATTGGCTGGCGCTGGCTGGAGCAGGCGATTCGCGCCGAACAGGGGTTGGCGGGCGGCAACGCTGCTGATGCCGACTTCTACCGCGGGAAGCTGCAGGCGGCGCGCTATTTCCTGACCTGGGAAGTGCCGAGCTGCCATCACGAGCTGGCCATCCTCGCGCGCCGCGACGACACCTGCCTGAGCATGCAGGACGACTGGTTCTGA
- a CDS encoding polyprenyl synthetase family protein — protein sequence MATVMLDKRLDFERTLGALRAQVDDRLSQWLPRCPPQDAIGVAMRDGTLAPGKRIRPLLLLLTLKDLQQDGLHDVALDLACALEMLHAASLILDDMPCMDNAELRRGRPTIHRQFGEDVAVLGSVALLSQAFSIAASAEGIDPATRNRLVRLLATSTGTQGLVQGQFHDLREGRQSRPLEAITHTNRLKTCPLFTAAVELAALLSGASTSCARHLTGFATELGLAFQLLDDLADGLSPQHSGKDAGKDRGKSTLVTLLGPEAARRQVELHITHAGQHLTDADIADGHLAQALEYFCTRCH from the coding sequence ATGGCCACCGTGATGCTGGATAAGCGGCTCGATTTCGAGCGGACACTCGGTGCGCTGCGCGCGCAGGTCGACGACCGGTTGAGCCAATGGCTGCCTCGGTGCCCACCCCAGGATGCCATCGGCGTCGCCATGCGTGACGGCACCCTGGCCCCCGGCAAACGGATTCGCCCGTTGTTGCTGTTGTTGACGCTCAAGGACTTGCAACAGGACGGCCTGCACGACGTTGCGCTCGACCTGGCCTGTGCATTGGAAATGCTGCACGCGGCGTCGCTGATTCTGGACGACATGCCGTGCATGGATAACGCCGAGCTGCGGCGCGGCAGACCGACCATCCACCGGCAGTTCGGCGAAGACGTAGCGGTATTGGGCTCGGTTGCTCTGCTCAGTCAGGCGTTCAGCATAGCCGCGTCCGCCGAGGGTATCGATCCGGCAACGCGAAACCGCCTGGTGCGCCTGCTAGCGACCAGCACCGGCACTCAGGGGCTGGTTCAAGGGCAGTTCCATGATCTGCGCGAAGGCAGGCAGAGCCGGCCCCTGGAAGCCATTACCCACACCAACCGCCTGAAAACCTGTCCGCTGTTCACCGCGGCCGTGGAGCTCGCCGCCCTGCTCAGCGGCGCGAGCACCTCCTGCGCACGCCATCTGACCGGATTCGCGACGGAACTCGGTCTGGCTTTTCAGCTGCTCGACGACCTCGCCGATGGGCTCAGCCCTCAACACAGCGGCAAGGATGCCGGCAAGGATCGGGGCAAGAGCACCCTCGTGACGCTGCTCGGCCCGGAGGCGGCCAGGCGCCAGGTCGAGCTGCATATCACGCACGCAGGCCAACACCTGACCGATGCCGATATTGCCGACGGACACCTCGCCCAGGCCCTTGAGTATTTCTGCACCCGCTGTCACTGA
- a CDS encoding sterol desaturase family protein: protein MAVLTPTLVFLATLAGMELFAWWAHKYVMHGWGWGWHKSHHEPRAGWFETNDLYAVVFAGVAIVLIALGTAGYGPLEWIGAGMTAYGLLYFVAHDGLVHHRWPLRYVPRNGYLKRLYQAHRLHHAVEGKDRCVSFGFLYAPPLAVLKQQLRELHDGPLRKAASADAPRANRDGA from the coding sequence ATCGCCGTGCTGACGCCTACATTGGTATTTCTCGCCACCCTGGCCGGTATGGAGCTGTTCGCATGGTGGGCGCACAAGTATGTGATGCACGGTTGGGGCTGGGGCTGGCACAAGTCTCATCACGAGCCACGCGCCGGCTGGTTCGAGACCAACGATCTGTACGCGGTGGTCTTCGCCGGCGTTGCGATCGTGCTGATCGCCCTGGGCACCGCCGGGTATGGCCCACTGGAATGGATCGGCGCGGGAATGACGGCCTACGGCCTGCTGTATTTCGTCGCCCATGATGGGCTGGTCCATCATCGCTGGCCGTTGCGCTATGTACCGCGCAACGGCTATCTCAAGCGTCTTTATCAGGCCCATCGGCTGCACCACGCGGTCGAAGGCAAGGACCGCTGCGTGTCATTCGGCTTCCTCTATGCGCCGCCACTGGCGGTGCTCAAGCAGCAACTGCGCGAGCTGCACGATGGCCCGCTGCGCAAGGCCGCTAGCGCGGACGCGCCCAGAGCGAATCGGGACGGGGCGTGA
- a CDS encoding NAD(P)H-dependent flavin oxidoreductase, translated as MDIRDLFGIRLPIIQAPMAGTQNHQLAAAVSMAGGLGSIPAGMLTAESLDAELSAMTALTDQPYNVNFFCHQPPAPDPEREQAWLALLAPFLEEHRIDPASIPGGVTRKPFDTEMAEVIERHRPPVVSFHFGLPAPQLLQRVRATGARILSSATTVEEGRWLQARGVDAVIAQGLEAGGHRGMFLDADLDGQVGILALLPQLVAALEIPVIAAGAIADARGVSAAQTLGAAGVQVGTAYLLCDESRASALHRQALQRPDAQHTVLTTLFSGRPARGIANRLVRELGPRPAAVPSFPLAGNTIASLRAQAEPHGVDDFSPLWAGQNVSGCQAVPAERLTRTLAAGWHG; from the coding sequence ATGGACATTCGAGATCTCTTCGGCATTCGACTGCCAATTATCCAGGCGCCGATGGCGGGCACCCAGAATCACCAGCTCGCCGCGGCGGTCTCCATGGCCGGCGGCCTGGGTTCGATTCCGGCGGGCATGCTCACCGCCGAATCGCTGGACGCCGAGCTCAGCGCCATGACGGCACTGACCGACCAGCCCTACAACGTCAACTTCTTCTGCCACCAGCCGCCCGCGCCCGATCCGGAACGCGAGCAAGCCTGGCTGGCGCTGCTCGCACCCTTTCTGGAAGAACACCGGATCGACCCGGCGAGCATCCCCGGCGGCGTCACGCGCAAGCCCTTCGACACGGAGATGGCCGAGGTAATCGAGCGCCACCGACCGCCTGTCGTCAGCTTTCATTTCGGCTTGCCCGCTCCGCAGTTGCTGCAGCGCGTGCGAGCCACCGGCGCCAGGATTCTATCCAGCGCCACGACAGTCGAAGAAGGTCGCTGGCTCCAGGCGCGGGGCGTGGACGCCGTGATCGCCCAGGGCCTTGAAGCCGGCGGCCATCGCGGCATGTTCCTCGACGCTGACCTCGACGGGCAGGTCGGCATTCTCGCCCTGTTGCCGCAATTGGTCGCCGCGCTGGAGATACCGGTCATCGCCGCCGGGGCAATCGCCGATGCTCGTGGAGTTTCCGCCGCGCAGACGCTTGGTGCCGCCGGCGTACAGGTCGGCACGGCCTATCTGCTGTGCGACGAAAGCCGCGCCAGTGCGCTGCATCGTCAGGCACTGCAACGTCCGGACGCGCAACATACGGTGTTGACCACGCTGTTTTCCGGGCGCCCCGCCCGCGGCATCGCCAACCGCCTGGTTCGCGAACTCGGCCCTCGCCCCGCTGCGGTACCGTCGTTCCCGCTGGCAGGCAACACGATCGCCAGCCTGCGCGCCCAGGCGGAGCCGCATGGGGTCGACGACTTCTCACCGCTCTGGGCCGGACAGAACGTCAGCGGCTGTCAGGCGGTCCCAGCCGAACGCTTGACCCGGACACTCGCGGCTGGCTGGCACGGTTGA